A genomic region of Trueperaceae bacterium contains the following coding sequences:
- a CDS encoding DUF6384 family protein, with amino-acid sequence MADAAASAGARPTPPQAPPPLDDVMLAMDVVDTLRHRERLVEAELASEGRDEAMLESLRNIYASQGIAVSDAVLQQGVAALREGRFVYAPPARGPGTRWAYAYVNRGKWGKLLLALLVVAVMLFLGYDALVRAPHRTLVRNVGKVYAEVVAQSQDPSANLQADTLYGVATAAIAKGDDRAARTTLASLEALQATLSGSYTLHIATDTTGVWRVPDLNQDAANYYIIVEPIDRNGNNVAVTVTNEETGRSESVRRFGLRVSEATFEAIKADKLDDGIIQNDVFGEKRAGYLQPVYRFDTTGAAITSWD; translated from the coding sequence TTGGCTGACGCGGCCGCCAGCGCCGGCGCGCGCCCAACGCCACCGCAGGCGCCACCGCCGCTCGACGACGTCATGCTCGCCATGGACGTCGTCGACACCCTGCGCCACCGCGAGCGCCTCGTGGAGGCCGAGCTGGCGTCCGAGGGGCGCGACGAGGCCATGCTCGAGAGCCTGCGGAACATCTACGCCTCGCAAGGCATCGCCGTGTCCGACGCCGTCTTGCAGCAGGGAGTCGCGGCGCTGCGCGAGGGCCGTTTCGTGTACGCTCCGCCGGCCCGCGGGCCGGGCACGCGGTGGGCCTACGCCTACGTGAACCGCGGCAAGTGGGGCAAGCTCCTGCTCGCCCTCCTCGTCGTGGCGGTCATGCTCTTCCTCGGGTACGACGCGCTCGTGCGCGCGCCGCATAGGACCCTGGTGCGCAACGTCGGCAAGGTCTACGCGGAGGTCGTAGCCCAGTCGCAGGATCCCAGCGCGAACCTCCAGGCCGACACCCTCTACGGGGTGGCGACCGCCGCGATAGCCAAGGGCGACGACCGCGCGGCCCGCACCACGCTCGCCTCGCTCGAGGCGTTGCAGGCGACGCTGAGCGGCTCGTACACGCTGCACATCGCGACCGACACCACGGGCGTGTGGCGCGTGCCCGACCTGAACCAGGACGCCGCCAACTACTACATCATCGTCGAGCCCATCGACCGCAACGGCAACAACGTCGCCGTGACCGTCACGAACGAGGAGACGGGCAGGTCTGAGAGCGTGAGGCGGTTCGGCCTGCGCGTCAGCGAGGCGACGTTCGAGGCCATCAAGGCCGACAAGCTGGACGACGGCATCATCCAGAACGACGTGTTCGGCGAGAAGCGCGCCGGCTACCTCCAGCCCGTCTACCGGTTCGACACGACGGGCGCGGCCATAACGAGTTGGGACTGA
- the corA gene encoding magnesium/cobalt transporter CorA has protein sequence MLTFTEQELTERDVGRPDELPQLIATPGVHWLNVVGVHDTRLLEALGATLRLHPLTVEDLASLGQRPKVEEYEDYLFMVARMLRPSATGGALRSEQFSLVLRAGLLVTFQEADGDPFGPLRERLRQGSRSRGRGMGADYLAYAVIDLVVDQYFAVLEGYGDELEVMEEEVLDSPARSQMERVNRLKRDLLVIRRAAWPLRDALASLLRTEPVYFTRAVKDYVRDAHDHAVQVVDAVETQRELVTGIHDLYLTTLNVRMNDVMKVLTIIATIFIPLTFLAGIYGMNFDHMPEYHWRWAYPALWLVMLGIAGGMIVYFRRRGWF, from the coding sequence TTGCTCACGTTCACCGAGCAGGAGCTGACCGAGCGCGACGTCGGGCGCCCCGACGAGCTGCCGCAGCTGATCGCCACGCCCGGCGTCCATTGGCTCAACGTCGTCGGCGTGCACGACACGCGGCTGCTCGAGGCCCTCGGCGCCACCCTGCGGCTGCACCCGCTCACCGTCGAGGACTTGGCGAGCCTCGGGCAGCGGCCCAAGGTGGAGGAGTACGAGGACTACCTCTTCATGGTCGCGCGCATGCTCAGACCTTCGGCCACCGGCGGCGCGCTGCGCAGCGAGCAGTTCTCCCTGGTGCTCCGCGCGGGGCTGCTCGTGACGTTCCAGGAGGCGGACGGCGACCCGTTCGGCCCGCTACGCGAGCGGCTGCGGCAAGGCAGCCGGTCACGCGGGCGCGGCATGGGCGCCGACTACCTCGCCTACGCCGTGATCGACCTCGTCGTCGACCAGTACTTCGCGGTCCTGGAGGGTTACGGCGACGAGCTGGAGGTCATGGAGGAGGAGGTGCTCGACAGCCCCGCGCGCTCTCAGATGGAGCGCGTCAACCGCCTCAAGCGCGACCTCCTCGTGATCCGTCGGGCCGCCTGGCCGCTGCGCGACGCCCTGGCCTCGCTACTGCGCACGGAGCCGGTCTACTTCACCCGCGCCGTCAAGGACTACGTGCGCGATGCGCACGACCACGCCGTGCAGGTCGTCGACGCCGTGGAGACGCAGCGCGAGCTCGTCACGGGCATCCACGACCTCTACCTGACCACGCTCAACGTGCGGATGAACGACGTCATGAAGGTGCTCACCATCATCGCTACGATCTTCATCCCGCTAACGTTCCTGGCCGGGATCTACGGCATGAACTTCGACCACATGCCGGAGTACCACTGGCGCTGGGCCTACCCGGCGCTCTGGCTCGTCATGCTCGGCATAGCCGGGGGGATGATCGTCTACTTCAGGCGTCGCGGCTGGTTCTAG
- the hisG gene encoding ATP phosphoribosyltransferase: MGSPEPTRLVLALPKGRVLPEALASLRAAGLSLDLAADERALRHHGADATVLVMRNADVPTYVELGVADAGVVGRDVLLEHGSALYAPVDLGFAACRLSLIRPVGATGPVRRVASKYPRVTAEYLGRLGSPAEVVELSGNVELACLSGLADAVVDVVQTGATLRANGLEEVDVITESSARLVVNRAALKLKADVLRPLIEALREKAGR; the protein is encoded by the coding sequence ATGGGCTCGCCCGAGCCCACGCGACTTGTGCTGGCGCTGCCGAAGGGGCGGGTCCTGCCCGAGGCGCTCGCGTCCCTGCGCGCGGCCGGCCTCTCGCTCGACCTCGCGGCGGACGAACGGGCCCTGCGCCACCACGGGGCCGACGCCACCGTCCTGGTCATGCGCAACGCCGACGTGCCCACGTACGTCGAGCTCGGCGTCGCGGACGCGGGCGTGGTCGGCCGCGACGTGCTCCTAGAGCACGGCAGCGCGCTCTACGCGCCCGTCGACCTCGGCTTCGCCGCATGCAGGCTCTCGCTGATCAGGCCCGTGGGCGCCACCGGCCCCGTGCGGCGCGTCGCGAGCAAGTACCCGCGCGTGACCGCCGAGTACCTGGGGCGGCTCGGCAGCCCGGCCGAGGTCGTCGAGCTCTCCGGCAACGTGGAGCTGGCGTGCCTGTCGGGGCTGGCGGACGCCGTGGTGGACGTGGTCCAGACCGGTGCGACGCTGAGGGCCAACGGCCTCGAGGAGGTCGACGTCATCACGGAGTCGTCCGCGCGGCTCGTCGTGAACAGGGCGGCCTTGAAGCTCAAGGCCGACGTGCTGCGGCCCCTGATCGAGGCGCTGCGGGAGAAGGCGGGTCGCTGA
- a CDS encoding ATP phosphoribosyltransferase regulatory subunit: MSGLVDGTRFSPPDVAARREAGLAKLRELYASWGYAPVEVPVLERFDPSHPREAQAFKLIDGGSEVLALRSDFTPALARLVALTHPGVAAGERKPLRFRYAGTVWHANHPELAGMREFTQVGIELVGVSNARSDAEIIHLARESVRAVGLAPRIEVGNPAYVKALLEAAEVPREHQGALADAIDRKDRSDVLAAIEALGLRGKAADAILQAPDLYGSESVLALARRLAPDAAANLALDRLEGVLAEFEDASELLLDLGLARRLSYYTGVTFRAFTPDYGRPLLGGGRYDAALLPYAAGFSMGLERLLGAATGDIPAAAPLSAPLTPEVLALDDPAARALRAAGVCVARAVAGDEAGALQEAAAAGIPYLLVSGSVLATGTGGPATAARQGALQGLLAGERATRATDAQQRQGS, encoded by the coding sequence ATGAGCGGCCTGGTCGACGGCACCCGCTTCTCCCCGCCCGACGTCGCCGCTCGGCGCGAGGCGGGGCTGGCGAAGCTGCGGGAGCTCTACGCCTCGTGGGGCTACGCGCCCGTCGAGGTGCCGGTCCTGGAGCGCTTCGACCCCTCCCATCCGCGCGAAGCGCAGGCGTTCAAGCTGATCGACGGCGGCAGCGAGGTCCTGGCGCTGCGCTCCGACTTCACGCCGGCCCTCGCGCGCCTAGTGGCGCTCACGCACCCGGGCGTGGCGGCAGGCGAGCGGAAGCCGCTCCGGTTCCGCTACGCGGGCACCGTGTGGCACGCCAACCACCCTGAGCTGGCCGGGATGCGCGAGTTCACCCAGGTCGGCATCGAGCTCGTGGGCGTGAGCAACGCGCGCTCGGACGCCGAGATCATCCACTTGGCGCGCGAGTCCGTGCGTGCCGTCGGCCTCGCCCCACGGATCGAGGTCGGCAACCCCGCCTACGTGAAGGCGCTGCTCGAGGCCGCGGAGGTCCCGCGCGAGCACCAGGGCGCCCTCGCGGACGCCATCGATCGGAAGGACCGTTCCGATGTCCTCGCCGCGATCGAGGCCCTCGGCCTGCGGGGCAAGGCGGCGGACGCCATCCTCCAGGCGCCCGACCTCTACGGGTCCGAGAGCGTCCTCGCCCTGGCGCGGCGCCTGGCTCCCGACGCGGCGGCCAACCTCGCCCTCGACCGCCTGGAAGGCGTGCTGGCCGAGTTCGAGGACGCGAGCGAGCTCCTGCTCGACCTCGGCCTCGCGCGGCGCCTCAGCTACTACACGGGCGTGACGTTCCGCGCGTTCACGCCGGACTACGGCCGGCCCCTGCTCGGCGGCGGCCGCTACGACGCCGCGCTACTGCCGTACGCCGCGGGGTTCTCGATGGGGCTCGAACGCCTCCTCGGCGCGGCTACGGGCGACATCCCGGCCGCCGCCCCGCTGTCTGCACCGTTGACGCCCGAGGTCCTCGCGCTGGACGACCCCGCGGCGCGGGCCTTGCGCGCGGCCGGCGTGTGCGTCGCGCGCGCCGTGGCCGGCGACGAGGCGGGCGCTCTGCAAGAGGCGGCCGCGGCCGGGATCCCGTACCTGCTCGTGAGCGGGAGCGTGCTGGCGACCGGGACGGGCGGACCCGCCACCGCCGCGCGGCAGGGTGCGCTCCAGGGGCTGCTCGCCGGCGAACGGGCTACAAGGGCCACTGATGCGCAGCAGCGGCAGGGCTCGTGA
- a CDS encoding DUF4345 domain-containing protein yields MNVRSQLIYVSAAITFGLGLLGLVNPIFTANMLGLDIVDPRGLSQVRATFGMLHLALGALIVRGSLQRPGAGVYLRATALLIGAVAVGRLLSIALDGALTLLNLLFLVSETVALAGVVLAWLDPERRRPNPTPTA; encoded by the coding sequence ATGAACGTGCGGTCACAGCTCATCTACGTCTCGGCCGCCATCACCTTCGGCCTCGGGCTCCTCGGGCTCGTCAACCCCATCTTCACGGCGAACATGCTCGGGTTGGACATCGTCGACCCCCGCGGTCTCAGCCAGGTGCGCGCCACCTTCGGGATGCTGCACTTGGCGCTCGGCGCCCTCATCGTGCGCGGCTCGCTCCAGCGGCCGGGCGCCGGCGTCTACCTGAGGGCCACTGCGCTGCTCATCGGCGCCGTCGCCGTGGGGCGCCTGCTCTCGATCGCCCTGGACGGCGCCTTGACGCTCCTCAACCTGCTGTTCCTGGTGAGCGAGACCGTCGCGCTCGCCGGGGTCGTGCTCGCCTGGCTCGACCCCGAGCGGCGCAGGCCGAACCCCACCCCCACCGCGTGA
- the proB gene encoding glutamate 5-kinase, translated as MSRERGRWRRIVIKVGTSSLVDASGRIAQHKMWDIARGAQVLAAAQAAGGSAKAGAQFVIVTSGAGAAGRERLGLKLPLTLPQKQAAAAVGQALLMLDWERALAPRPTAQLLLSAGDIQERERYVNAKSALEASIGLGAVPVVNENDSVATAELKLGDNDTLSAWVSYLVDADVLVILTDVDGLYDSDPRRDPDARKIDVVEDLAEVAHLGGGAGSTHGTGGMATKLRAARIATGAGIETIILGGGGAGLEALARGEARGTRFLAAAHVPARKAWLANQPVRGAIHLDDGAVRALRGGKSLLPGGITGVTGVFTFGDSVELRHAGEVVGVGLTNYGSDAVDRIRGRHTREVADLLGHKDYDEVVHRDNLVMGGAR; from the coding sequence ATGTCGCGCGAACGCGGGCGCTGGCGGCGCATCGTCATCAAGGTCGGGACTAGCTCACTCGTCGACGCCTCCGGGCGGATCGCCCAGCACAAGATGTGGGACATCGCGCGCGGGGCCCAGGTCCTCGCGGCCGCCCAGGCGGCCGGCGGGTCGGCGAAGGCTGGCGCGCAGTTCGTGATCGTCACCTCGGGAGCCGGCGCCGCCGGTCGCGAGCGCCTCGGACTGAAGCTGCCGCTCACGCTTCCCCAGAAGCAGGCGGCGGCGGCCGTCGGTCAGGCGCTCCTGATGCTCGACTGGGAGCGCGCGTTGGCTCCGAGGCCGACGGCGCAGCTCCTCCTGAGCGCCGGCGACATCCAGGAACGCGAGCGGTACGTGAACGCGAAGAGTGCGCTCGAGGCGTCCATCGGCCTCGGGGCGGTGCCGGTCGTCAACGAGAACGACAGCGTCGCGACGGCCGAGCTGAAACTGGGCGACAACGACACGCTCTCGGCCTGGGTGAGCTACCTGGTCGACGCCGACGTGCTCGTCATCCTCACCGACGTGGACGGGCTCTACGACTCAGACCCGCGTCGCGACCCCGACGCCCGCAAGATCGACGTGGTCGAGGACCTCGCCGAGGTAGCGCACTTGGGCGGCGGCGCCGGCTCGACCCACGGCACGGGGGGCATGGCGACCAAGCTCAGGGCCGCCCGCATAGCGACCGGGGCCGGCATCGAGACCATCATCCTCGGCGGCGGCGGTGCGGGGCTCGAGGCGCTCGCGCGGGGCGAGGCGCGCGGTACCCGCTTCCTGGCGGCGGCGCACGTCCCTGCACGCAAGGCGTGGCTCGCGAACCAGCCCGTGCGCGGCGCCATCCACCTCGACGACGGCGCTGTCAGGGCCCTCCGCGGAGGTAAGAGCCTCCTGCCCGGCGGCATCACGGGGGTGACCGGCGTGTTCACGTTCGGCGACTCAGTTGAACTGCGCCACGCCGGCGAGGTCGTGGGCGTCGGGCTAACGAACTACGGCTCGGACGCAGTGGACCGCATCCGCGGACGCCACACCCGCGAGGTGGCCGACCTGCTCGGCCACAAGGATTACGACGAGGTCGTGCACCGCGACAACCTCGTGATGGGCGGCGCGCGCTAG
- a CDS encoding aspartate-semialdehyde dehydrogenase has translation MRVAIVGASGAVGQELLSILAERNFPTTELRLYASPRSAGRRVEFAGAEHAIMALPEDGDLGADIVFSSAGGSVSKAHAWAWASHGAVVVDNTSAWRMDDRVPLVVPEVNAHAIARHQGVIANPNCSTIIALMALAPLHRAFGLKRATVATYQAVSGAGASGITELREQTAAVLGGASAPSGEPAGGPPAPRKFRHPIAFNLFSHDSDVGEDGYNGEERKLLLESCKILEAPHLAVSATCVRVPVFRAHSEAIHAEFERPVSEAEARAVLEGAPGVRVVDDRANNTFPMPLAASGKDDTLVGRLRADSSLPGGLALFVAGDQIRKGAALNAVQIAEALLPD, from the coding sequence ATGCGCGTCGCCATCGTAGGAGCCAGCGGAGCCGTCGGACAGGAGCTTCTCTCCATCCTCGCGGAGCGGAACTTCCCCACGACGGAGCTGAGGCTCTACGCCTCGCCCCGCTCCGCCGGCCGCCGGGTCGAGTTCGCCGGCGCCGAGCACGCCATCATGGCGCTGCCCGAGGACGGCGACCTCGGCGCGGACATCGTGTTCTCCTCGGCGGGCGGCAGCGTGTCGAAGGCGCACGCCTGGGCCTGGGCGTCGCACGGGGCGGTGGTGGTCGACAATACGAGCGCTTGGCGCATGGACGACCGGGTCCCGCTCGTCGTACCCGAGGTCAACGCCCACGCCATCGCGCGCCACCAGGGCGTGATCGCCAATCCGAACTGCTCGACCATCATCGCCCTCATGGCGCTCGCGCCCCTGCATAGGGCGTTCGGCCTCAAGCGGGCCACGGTCGCCACCTACCAGGCGGTGTCGGGCGCGGGAGCGTCCGGCATAACGGAGCTGCGCGAGCAGACCGCCGCCGTGCTCGGGGGCGCGAGCGCGCCGAGCGGCGAGCCGGCCGGCGGGCCGCCGGCGCCGCGGAAGTTCCGCCACCCCATCGCGTTCAACCTCTTCAGCCACGACTCCGACGTCGGCGAGGACGGCTACAACGGCGAGGAGCGCAAGCTCCTGCTGGAGTCGTGCAAGATCCTCGAGGCGCCCCACCTCGCCGTCAGCGCCACGTGCGTGCGGGTGCCCGTGTTCCGCGCGCACAGCGAGGCCATCCACGCGGAGTTCGAGCGGCCCGTGAGCGAGGCCGAGGCCCGCGCGGTGCTGGAGGGGGCTCCCGGGGTGCGCGTGGTGGACGACCGCGCCAACAACACGTTCCCCATGCCCCTGGCCGCGAGCGGCAAGGACGACACGCTCGTCGGGCGCCTGCGTGCCGACTCGAGCCTGCCGGGCGGCTTGGCCCTGTTCGTCGCGGGCGACCAGATCCGCAAGGGGGCCGCCCTCAACGCCGTGCAGATCGCCGAGGCGCTGCTGCCGGACTGA
- a CDS encoding YdcF family protein — protein MLEAVWWLLTPSTLLVLLVLLAFAAGRLRAGRLAGALLFFPLLLLLALVLAPVDEYLGNGLESRIGAPDPLPERVDGIIVLGGAVEWRVSAARSQLALDDAGERLLAALALAKRYPEAELVFTGLFMDALREEWRGADGEGLLFQDTLRGRRVTFLGEARSTYEEALLARERVAPAAGSTWLLVTSALHMPRAYGTFKAQGWQLTPFPVDYRSLPPSEWRAAWRFDLAVGKRLAGLDRVVREWGAYQVYKRAGRLVD, from the coding sequence ATGCTGGAAGCCGTGTGGTGGTTGCTCACCCCGAGCACCTTGTTGGTGCTGTTGGTCCTGCTCGCGTTCGCGGCCGGGCGGCTCCGCGCCGGTCGCTTGGCCGGCGCCCTGCTCTTCTTCCCCCTGCTCCTACTACTGGCGCTCGTCCTCGCCCCGGTCGACGAGTACCTGGGCAACGGCCTCGAGAGCCGCATCGGCGCGCCGGACCCGCTTCCCGAGCGGGTCGACGGCATCATCGTCCTCGGTGGCGCCGTCGAGTGGCGCGTCAGCGCCGCGCGCTCGCAACTGGCCCTCGACGACGCCGGGGAACGCCTCCTAGCCGCCCTCGCGCTCGCCAAGCGCTACCCGGAGGCCGAGCTCGTGTTCACGGGCCTGTTCATGGACGCCCTGCGCGAGGAGTGGAGAGGCGCAGACGGCGAAGGGCTGCTCTTCCAGGACACCCTGCGCGGTAGGCGCGTGACGTTCCTCGGCGAGGCGCGCAGCACGTACGAGGAGGCGCTCCTGGCGCGCGAGCGGGTGGCGCCGGCGGCCGGCTCGACCTGGCTCCTCGTCACGAGCGCCCTGCACATGCCCCGCGCCTACGGCACCTTCAAGGCGCAGGGTTGGCAGCTGACGCCGTTCCCCGTCGACTACCGCTCCTTGCCGCCCAGCGAGTGGCGCGCGGCCTGGCGCTTCGACCTGGCCGTCGGGAAGCGCCTCGCCGGCCTTGACCGGGTCGTGCGGGAGTGGGGTGCCTACCAGGTCTACAAGCGTGCCGGGCGCCTCGTCGACTAG
- a CDS encoding DegV family protein — MPLAIITDSTCDLTAAELAKLNVEAVPLHVHFQGGTFKDWLEIDPAKIIAGVAQGAGMPSTSQPSPAEFTAAFERAIAAGADEILVITISSGVSGTFQSATIAANTAGAKVTVFDSLAASLGHGEMARVAARMRDAGKGVEEIVAALEKIRDTNFVIFTVATMDFLQKNGRVGRATAFLGGLLNVKPLLTLENGKVGPLTRARGIKKAQQEMVDRFKAYVEASSGPVVLNLIHVQDPPAAEGLRAAIDAAGVRYEFGGYHEIGAVIASHVGPNTFGLYAHVAV; from the coding sequence ATGCCATTAGCGATCATCACGGACTCGACCTGCGACCTCACCGCCGCGGAACTCGCCAAGCTGAACGTGGAGGCCGTGCCGCTGCACGTGCACTTCCAGGGCGGCACCTTCAAGGACTGGCTCGAGATCGACCCGGCCAAGATAATCGCAGGCGTGGCGCAGGGCGCCGGCATGCCTTCCACGAGCCAACCGAGCCCGGCCGAGTTCACCGCAGCCTTCGAGCGCGCCATCGCCGCCGGCGCCGACGAGATCCTGGTCATCACTATCTCGTCCGGCGTCTCCGGCACCTTCCAGTCCGCCACCATCGCCGCCAACACGGCCGGCGCCAAGGTGACGGTCTTCGACAGCCTCGCCGCGTCGCTCGGCCACGGCGAGATGGCGCGCGTGGCGGCACGCATGCGCGACGCGGGCAAGGGCGTAGAGGAGATCGTCGCAGCGCTCGAGAAGATCCGCGACACGAACTTCGTGATCTTCACCGTCGCCACCATGGACTTCCTCCAGAAGAACGGCCGCGTCGGCCGCGCCACGGCGTTCCTCGGCGGCCTCCTGAACGTCAAACCGCTCCTCACCCTCGAGAACGGCAAGGTGGGGCCGCTCACCCGCGCCCGCGGCATCAAGAAGGCGCAGCAGGAGATGGTGGACCGCTTCAAGGCCTACGTCGAGGCGTCTTCCGGCCCCGTGGTGCTCAACCTCATCCACGTCCAGGACCCGCCAGCCGCCGAGGGGCTGCGCGCCGCCATCGACGCTGCTGGCGTGCGTTACGAGTTCGGCGGCTACCACGAGATCGGCGCCGTCATCGCCAGCCACGTGGGGCCGAACACGTTCGGGTTGTACGCGCACGTGGCCGTTTGA
- a CDS encoding aconitase family protein produces MTPTGSPTLIERRLGAPAGREVDLAVDLIVTDDWTTPSLLPTLSALGTVRSAAPLVLVRDHTGPADTYVGAERDRVLALRQVEEEFAVRFGAERITGQGIQHHALPASGRLRPGMLVLGNDSHTPTLGAHGVTAFAAQPITLAVAIHTGRFVVRVPETVHVRVVGRLRGDVTVRDAALTLLDLLRGGGSVPRLATGRALEFGGPGLARLTSAERAVLANVTPEAVAVTAVFSGEAPPQRSGTVVTLDLAQVLPSVARSGQPSDVVPLARLGAVRVDRVFVGTCAGGTYEEIAAFAAALGARAAIPTVVAPASTGVLERLSAEGIARRLEDAGVTLLAPGCGPCFGFGMSRLEDDEVAVVTGNRNSVGRMGSPHARIVLAAGRTAGQAASTGWLNQPAATGGGGASAANEPRGADTVHADRDAGARTVRAGRQAEAALAHTDRAPAPTVVWPTTGNVVRLLGLVSTDDLTPSSVPGVGTSSDADPRVARRLLLHHVDPSAADRSLEGTVLVGDENFGMGSNRASSIRALVQAGVRAVIAPSIAPLYASGARDEGLPAITLADEAFYGALTPEALLELDLAAGTVTVRSVAPGRPAASDLRRFRFAPAGPHEAAVLAAGGAVPYLRGPGGCAMASRT; encoded by the coding sequence GTGACACCGACCGGGTCACCGACGCTCATCGAGCGTCGGCTGGGCGCCCCGGCCGGCCGGGAGGTCGACCTCGCGGTCGACCTCATCGTGACCGACGACTGGACGACCCCCTCGCTCCTTCCGACGCTGAGCGCCCTCGGCACCGTGAGGTCCGCCGCGCCGCTCGTGCTCGTTCGCGACCATACCGGCCCGGCGGACACGTACGTGGGCGCGGAGCGCGACCGGGTCCTCGCGCTCCGGCAGGTCGAGGAGGAGTTCGCGGTCCGCTTCGGCGCCGAGCGCATAACGGGTCAGGGGATACAACATCACGCCCTCCCGGCCAGCGGCCGCCTGCGCCCTGGCATGCTGGTGCTCGGCAACGACTCGCACACGCCCACGTTGGGCGCCCACGGGGTCACGGCGTTCGCGGCGCAGCCCATCACCCTCGCCGTGGCGATCCACACGGGACGCTTCGTCGTTCGCGTGCCGGAGACGGTGCACGTGCGCGTCGTCGGCCGACTGCGTGGCGACGTCACGGTGCGCGACGCAGCCCTCACCCTCCTCGACCTCCTGCGCGGCGGCGGGTCCGTTCCCCGCCTCGCCACCGGCAGGGCGCTGGAGTTCGGCGGCCCCGGCCTGGCGCGCCTCACCAGCGCCGAGCGCGCCGTCCTGGCCAACGTCACACCCGAGGCCGTGGCCGTCACCGCGGTCTTCTCCGGCGAGGCGCCTCCTCAGAGGTCGGGAACGGTCGTCACGCTCGACCTCGCCCAAGTGCTGCCGTCGGTGGCGCGCAGCGGCCAGCCGTCCGACGTCGTGCCGCTGGCGCGGCTCGGCGCCGTGCGCGTGGACCGCGTGTTCGTCGGCACGTGCGCCGGCGGGACCTACGAGGAGATCGCCGCGTTCGCTGCCGCGCTGGGAGCGCGCGCGGCGATCCCGACCGTCGTGGCGCCCGCCTCTACCGGCGTGCTCGAGCGGCTGAGCGCGGAAGGCATCGCACGGCGGCTCGAGGATGCCGGTGTGACACTGCTCGCGCCCGGGTGCGGACCGTGCTTCGGCTTCGGGATGAGCCGCCTCGAGGACGACGAGGTGGCCGTCGTGACCGGGAACCGCAACAGCGTCGGCCGCATGGGCTCGCCCCACGCCCGGATCGTCCTGGCCGCCGGCCGCACGGCCGGGCAGGCCGCCAGCACCGGGTGGCTGAACCAGCCGGCCGCCACAGGCGGTGGCGGAGCGAGCGCAGCCAACGAGCCTCGCGGGGCGGACACCGTACATGCCGACAGGGATGCCGGGGCGCGGACCGTACGCGCCGGCCGTCAAGCCGAGGCGGCGCTCGCGCATACAGACCGCGCCCCCGCGCCGACGGTCGTCTGGCCCACCACCGGCAACGTCGTCAGGCTACTCGGCCTCGTCTCCACCGACGACCTGACCCCTTCCAGCGTGCCCGGCGTGGGGACGTCGAGCGACGCCGACCCGCGCGTGGCCCGGCGGCTGCTGCTGCACCACGTCGACCCGAGCGCCGCCGACCGCTCCCTGGAGGGCACCGTCCTCGTGGGAGACGAGAACTTCGGCATGGGCAGCAACCGGGCGTCCTCCATCAGGGCCTTGGTGCAGGCGGGCGTGCGCGCCGTGATCGCCCCGAGCATCGCGCCGCTCTACGCCTCGGGCGCGCGCGACGAGGGGCTGCCGGCCATCACCCTCGCGGACGAGGCGTTCTACGGGGCCCTGACACCGGAGGCACTGCTGGAGTTGGACCTCGCCGCCGGCACCGTGACGGTCCGCTCGGTCGCTCCCGGACGACCGGCGGCCTCCGACCTGCGCCGCTTCCGCTTCGCCCCGGCGGGCCCTCACGAGGCGGCCGTTCTCGCGGCCGGCGGCGCCGTACCGTACCTGCGCGGTCCGGGGGGCTGTGCAATGGCCAGCAGGACGTGA